The nucleotide sequence CCGCGGCGTCGCCCATGTGTCCCAAGCTGGTCGAAAGGCGGCTCTCGGAAGAGATCGAATATGTGCAGCGCCTGCTGGAGATGATGGGCGATCAGCTCGCTGGCGACCCGGTCATCCTCCAGCGTCACTCGCGCGCCCTGCAGGGTTTCGACCTGATGAGCCAGATCCTCGGCCATATCGCCCGCGTCGTCGTCGCCGACGACAAGGACGGGGCGATCGACGGCATCGGCATGCACGACCTCAGGGCCCGGCTGAAGCGCCAGGCGCTATAGTCAGCGATCCAACCGTCATTGCGAGGAGCAAAGCGACGAAGCAATCCAGCCTCGCCGAGGCCTCACTGGATTGCTTCGCTACGCTCGCAATGACGATGTCGTCCGCATGTAGGCACCGCTTCTGTCATGACAGGGCGCGCGCGACGCACTAGAGATCGCGCCATGACCATCACCCATCTCGGCCAGACGAGCCCCCTCCCCGCCTCGCCGGAGGAGGCAAGGCTCGACTATGTGCCCAACCCGCGTCCCGGGCGGCCCTATCTGGTCCGCTTCACCGCGCCCGAATTCACCTCGCTCTGCCCGGTGACCGGCCAGCCCGATTTCGCCCACCTGGTCCTCGACTATGCCCCCGGCGAGACGATCGTCGAATCCAAGTCGCTGAAGCTTTTCCTGTCCTCCTTTCGCAACCATAACGGCTTCCACGAGGACGTGACCGTCGGCATCGCCGAGCGCCTCTTCGCCGAAATGAAGCCGCTCTGGCTGCGCATCGGCGGCTATTGGTATCCGCGGGGCGGCATTCCCATCGACGTCTTCTGGCAGTCGGGCGAGCCGCCGGCCGGCTTGTGGCTGCCCGATCAGGGTGTCCCCGCCTATCGAGGCCGCGGCTGAGCCTTGAAGGACGATCCGCGCATCGTCGTTTTCGGCTCCGGTGCGGTCGGCTGCTTCATCGGGGGGGCCTGGCTGGCGGCCGGGCGCAAGGTCGCCTTCCTCGGCCGGGAGCGCGTCCGTCAGGAGATTGCCGACCATGGCCTCGGCCTCAGCGACCAGGACGGATGGCGCATCCATCTCGCGCCTGAGCTTGTGGACTTCACGACCAAAGCCGCGGCGCTGAAAAAGGCGGATATCATCCTCCTCACCGTCAAGAGCACGGGCACCGAGGCGACCGCGAAGGAGATCGCCCGGCACGCCCGGCCCGGCACCACCGTCATCAGCTTCCAGAACGGCATCAGCAACGCCGAGACCCTGAAGCGCCTGCTGCCGAGGTTCGACGTCGTCCAGGGAATGGTCCCCTACAATGTCGTGCGCACCGGCGCCGGCCGCTGGCACCGGGCGACCTGGGGCGACCTCACCGCCGCCGAGAGCGAGGCGACCCGCGCGCTCGCCGCCCGCATCGGCGACCGCCCCGGCAAGCTGCTGCTGGCCAGGGACATGCTTCCGGTCGCCTGGGGCAAGCTGCTCCTCAATCTCAATAACGCGATCAACGCGCTTTCCGGCCTCACCATCCTCGAGGAGCTCAACCAGCGCGACTATCGGCGCGTGCTGGCAGCGGCGATGATCGAGACGCTGGAGCTGTTGCAGCTTGCCGGCATCGAGCCCGTGGCGACGGGCCCGATCCCGCCCAGGCTATTGCCCCACGCCATCGGCGCGCCCGACTTCGTGTTCCGCAATTTCCTCCTCCGGGTCCAGAAGATCGATCCCAAGGCCCGCTCCTCCATGTCGGAAGACCTCGCCGCCGGCCGCGAGACGGAGGTGGATTATCTGAACGGCGAGGTGGTGAAGCTCGCCCGCTCGCTCGGCCGCGAGGCGCCGGTCAACAGCCACATCGTCGACCTGGTCAAGCAGGCCGAGATGGGCATCAACCGCACATGGTCCGCCGCCGAACTGCGGGCCCATATTCTCGAAGGGCACCAGGTCGTTCGGGGCTTCGGCTATTAGGTCGCGGCCAGCGACGCGCTCGCGCGGATGGCTCGGCGGTAGAGCCACCAGGCCGTCGCCGCGAACAGCAAGGTGCCGCCGATAAGCGCGATCGGCCGGAAGGAGTCGCCGACCAGCGCCAGCGGCGCGTCGCTCCCACTGCCGACGACCAGGCCGGCATAGGCGACTCCGAACAGGCTCTCGCCGACGATCATGCCGGTCGCGGTCAGCACGCCCATCCGCTTCGCCCGTTCCGGATCGGCGGCGCGGCGTTCGACGGCGCGATCGTAGAACCAGCCGAGGACGGCACCGACGACTACCGTCATCGTCGTTCCCATCGGCAGATAGATGCCGATGCCCACGCCGAGCGGATGCAGCCGCGCCTTGCCGGTGCGAGCCAGCAGCTCGTCGATGATGACGATGACGACGCCCAAGGCCGCGCCGATGCCGATCAGGCTCCAGTCGAGATCGCCGCCCAGCACGCCGCTTCCCAGCGCTGAGATGAGCGCCGCCTGGGGCGCCGGCAGGGCATTCGGCCCGGCCCCGGGCGCGCCGGCGAAACCATAAGCGGCGTTGAGCAGCTCGAGCACCGGCGGGATGACCATCGAGCCGAACAGCACGCCGAAGACCAGCGCCACCTGCTGCCGCCACGGCGTCGCGCCGACCAGCTGACCGGTCTTGAGGTCCTGGAGGTTGTCGTTGGAGATGGTGGCGACGCCGAACACGATCGCCGTCGCCAGCAGCGCATAGGCGATAAGCGCATCCTCCGACCCTTCGCCCAGGCCCGAGGAGAAGAGCAGGCCGAACAGCATCGAGGCGGCGAGGATGGCGAGGATACCGACCCCCGAGATCGGGCTGTTCGACGCGCCGATGAGGCCCGCCATATAGCCGCAGACCGAAGCTATGAAGGCGCCGACGAGGAGGACGAAGACCAGCGTGACGGCGATCAGCGGCACCGAAATGCCCGCCAAGGGTCCGCCGTCGATGAAGTCCATGAGCAGGAAGGTGATCGGGATCAGTGCCGCGCCGGAAACCAGCGCGACGATGCCGATGGGAATGTCACGCTCCTTGCGTGGCAGCCCCTCGCCGCCGACGCGGCGCGCGCGGGACGCCGCCATGGCGCTGCGGATTCCGGACAGGATCGGGCCGATGATGCGCAGCAGGGTCCAGATCGCCGCGACGCCGATCACGCCGGCGCCGATGAAGCGAACCTGATTGAGCCAGACGCCGGTGGCGAAGCTCTCGGCATCGCCCGCGGGGGCGGCCAGCGCCGTCAGCCACGGCGTCGCGATGCCCCAGCCGATGACGAGCCCGGTGAACATGGCAAGGCCCACGGTCAGGCCGACGAGATGGCCGGCGCCGAGCAGGGCGAAGGAAAGCCCGCCCGCGATACCGGTCGCCGAAGGACCGATCCGGAAG is from Sphingosinicella humi and encodes:
- the queF gene encoding preQ(1) synthase, with product MTITHLGQTSPLPASPEEARLDYVPNPRPGRPYLVRFTAPEFTSLCPVTGQPDFAHLVLDYAPGETIVESKSLKLFLSSFRNHNGFHEDVTVGIAERLFAEMKPLWLRIGGYWYPRGGIPIDVFWQSGEPPAGLWLPDQGVPAYRGRG
- a CDS encoding 2-dehydropantoate 2-reductase; this encodes MKDDPRIVVFGSGAVGCFIGGAWLAAGRKVAFLGRERVRQEIADHGLGLSDQDGWRIHLAPELVDFTTKAAALKKADIILLTVKSTGTEATAKEIARHARPGTTVISFQNGISNAETLKRLLPRFDVVQGMVPYNVVRTGAGRWHRATWGDLTAAESEATRALAARIGDRPGKLLLARDMLPVAWGKLLLNLNNAINALSGLTILEELNQRDYRRVLAAAMIETLELLQLAGIEPVATGPIPPRLLPHAIGAPDFVFRNFLLRVQKIDPKARSSMSEDLAAGRETEVDYLNGEVVKLARSLGREAPVNSHIVDLVKQAEMGINRTWSAAELRAHILEGHQVVRGFGY
- a CDS encoding OPT family oligopeptide transporter → MNKAMAGGAMTLPELTVRGIALGGLITLLFTAANVYLGLKVGLTFATSIPAAVISMAVLRFFASSNILENNIVQTVASAAGTLAAICFVLPGLVMVGWWQGFPFWTTALVTALGGLLGVMFSIPLRRALVAESDLPYPEGRAAAEVLKVGEGSRSGDAESAAGLRVIVTSTIVAGAFNALTYMRFAVSEASHFFRIGPSATGIAGGLSFALLGAGHLVGLTVGLAMFTGLVIGWGIATPWLTALAAPAGDAESFATGVWLNQVRFIGAGVIGVAAIWTLLRIIGPILSGIRSAMAASRARRVGGEGLPRKERDIPIGIVALVSGAALIPITFLLMDFIDGGPLAGISVPLIAVTLVFVLLVGAFIASVCGYMAGLIGASNSPISGVGILAILAASMLFGLLFSSGLGEGSEDALIAYALLATAIVFGVATISNDNLQDLKTGQLVGATPWRQQVALVFGVLFGSMVIPPVLELLNAAYGFAGAPGAGPNALPAPQAALISALGSGVLGGDLDWSLIGIGAALGVVIVIIDELLARTGKARLHPLGVGIGIYLPMGTTMTVVVGAVLGWFYDRAVERRAADPERAKRMGVLTATGMIVGESLFGVAYAGLVVGSGSDAPLALVGDSFRPIALIGGTLLFAATAWWLYRRAIRASASLAAT